Part of the Chanodichthys erythropterus isolate Z2021 chromosome 13, ASM2448905v1, whole genome shotgun sequence genome is shown below.
GTCACTCACACGACCACTTGTACTGTATGCATTTTATAACAGCAAAAATCCCACTTGCGTTTTCCAAAGTGAGGAGAAAGGAACTCAGCACATTTGTTATACCTTGCTACCTTAAAGCTACGCGCTGACTGAACAGTTATTTCATTTGTAAGTAGGGGTGCACCCACGACATGGCACAGGGACTCCTTCCTTCAGGCTTGAACAATACACCGCCCCATTTCTTTTCATATTCTGGTTCTATTGAGCTGTGTCTGTAAGCCCAATAAATGAAGAAtcatatcaatatttttgaggTCCTAATAAATGCCAGTTAAACTAGGTTGCTTATAATATAATACCTAACCCACAGAGAACAGCCAGCAAGGATGATTCACAGTGAAATTAATAATTGCTGCCAATTATCCATCTAGAATCAAAAGCTTACCTTAATTGTTTCAGACTAGCTTTTCTGAAAAAGCAATTTAAAAAGCTTATAGATATAATTGGATAAAACTTAACTACACACAGCACATGCATTATACAGAGATGAAGGTCAAGGGTACTCACCTGTGTGCACAAACATGTGTTTGACGTAGTTTTGTTTGGCAGTAAAGGTTTTACAACAAAGAGTGCATGCGTAGGGCTTCTTTTCCCCATGCTGTCCCACTGCTGCACCACCTTGCTGTTGACTTCCACCGGGTGGCACCGTCAGTCCACTGGGGAATGGAGGCATGTTCGGAGAGGGCACTGCCACAAATTGGGGCTGCTGACTCCCAATGGACTGGGGCAGACTGAAGAGGAAAGGCTTGTTGTCGCTGGCTGACTGGGTTGCAAAGAGTGTAGGCAAGTACGTGTTGCCTGCGGTTCCCATTACCTGGGTGTTGCTGGTCAAGGTGAGGGGCATGCGCAGGTTGCTGGTAAGTGGCTCACCTGGCCGCAGGTATGGCCCACCTGGCATGGactggggtgttgctaggttGGCTTGAGGCGGCTGATGGATTGCGAGCTCACCGCTCTCTTGAGAAGGACCGTTTCCACTACCATCTTCGACCGACTCTTGGGTCTGCTCGGGAGATGAATCGTTGACCTCGATCTGCACTGGGGTTCCGCGCTCACCTTGCTGGCCTTTATTCGGACAATTGTCTCGAGCAAACCCAGACAAGAAAGGCTGTTCGACAGAATCGGTTTCCGTGCCGATGGAAGAGCTGACGCCAGAGTCGAAGCTCTCGCCTTTGGGCTCGCTTTCGATGCACTCCAGCTGCTCGCTGTCCTCGCGACAGTCCTCGAGCCCGTAGCAATTGTACTCGTCCCCTTGCTCCTGCTTGATGTGAATATCACCTGTGTGGAGCCTCACAGGACGAGGCTGTTTACGGCAGTGTGTAGTCTCCGTCGTGGCCAGGAAGCGCTCCATCTGTTGCGAACGCTCGTGGATGCGTGTGATCCAGGCAGGGTCCTGCCCTCCCTCCTTCTGCTGTAGTTGAAGGGGTGAGTCGTAGCTGGCGGTCACCGCAGAACTGGGGTAGTGGGAGCGATTTCCACGGGTACCGTTTTGCAGGCCCAACCCAGGACAGCTGGAATAAAGCGAGGAATAAACGCGGTCAAGGCTCTGGTGAGATGTTTGCATGTAGCCTGATTCGGCATCACTACTGGGACCGGACGTGCCAGACTCGGGAGTTCCCCGTGGTGTCTCCTGCCCCGAGTCACCTGGGACGACAGAAAAGCTGCCAGATCCAGCAATGCCAACATTCTGTGAAACAATGCGGGTGCACTCGTCGATAACGGTCTTGATCTGTAGTATGCTGGCAGCTGTGAGGATCTGTAGGGCCTCGGACTGGGAGACCCGCAGCACGCCGCTGTACATGAAGTCAATCAGTTTCTGGACGGACTGTACAGAAACCACAGAGGGGATCTCGATGTCACTGTAGCCCAGGAGCAGCTTGTCCTGAAAGAAGGGGCTGCCTGCAGCCAGCACACAACGGTGAGCTCGCAGCATGCTACCATGGATCCGAACAGTCACGTCACAGAAGTGCCCGCGGTTTCGCTGCTCATTGAGGGTCTCAAGTACAGAATTGCTAAAGTTGTGGAGATTAATGTGGTGAATGCGTTCGGTCATCCCCTtgcacctgatgtcacctgtgtggcagacacaaacacaaacagaaatgattttgtgattttttttcagaaatatgGACTGTCAACTGCACTTAAAATGTCAGCTACTGTAAGCTAAATGTATGTATTTCActgcaaaatatatatacacatatatatatatacatacattttaatataaagaAATTACTTCTACAGCTATTTTTGACTTTTAACCAATTGGtgctaaagtcatttttgtggATGCACAGTATGTTGGTGTCATTGTATGTTCAAAATCGATTCCTACAGTATTTGTACAAAAATTAAATACTCAAAACTAAAATCACATCAAATGCTAAAAACTTTCTCTAGATCAATGATGCTGAATTGTGCTTTTTCAACCTGAAGGACCTGTTTAGAGAGGTTAAGATTAAAGTGGAAAATCTCCGGAGATCTCCAAAATAGGGCATGAACTCCAAAAGTAGGCTGAACCTCCAAAGGGGGGCGGGGCTTCCAAGTGCACAGACTTTCGCTATTGGCTCTGGCATCATCCATTTGTCATTGATTTACATTTCAAAGTAAAGGTTtgtaaaattaaacattttttctaGTTCATATTAGAACAAAACAGTTATAAAATATgctatacactctaaaaaatcttgggttattttttctaCCCAATTCCTGGGTTGAGCCTTTTGGGTCATTTTTTGGGGGTTATttttccagtgtttgggtagtttttgtgttacccagcttcTGGGTCAGATGTACTAATCCAGTGTTTgcgtagtttttgttttaaccAGATACTGGGTCTGACGTAACAACCCAGGGGTTGAGTTATTTATCGTGggctttttgtgtttttcagtgCAGCTCTGTCAAATTGGTGCATGtctattttatctaaaaattcgTTATTGTTCtatatattgtttaattttatgcaaagcaaCATACAGGGGCGAGATATGAGTCACCTAAACGAATGTCGCGACTCGTGTCTGTCTTTTTTGCGTGATGGAAACGCCTGATGCCTTCCGTAaaaatttatgattttattcaaaatgatacagaatataaatacttaagatgttaaaatatattctcaTAATTGTACACTGATTATTTATTGACAGGTTATGGAGTCTGTCAGATCATTTTTCATTTACGAGTGAAACGCAGGGCGGCGATCTGAAGTTAGCAGTTCCCCCGCCGAACACGAGCCATCTCCGGCACGAGATCCAGCACCTTTACGGTGGAAACAGGACGGTTGATTACACTTGaattacttctaaatgtttaatttttacgtcaaatatttgttaaatgagCTTAAGTGTGGGCACTATGTactaaaaacaatataaaatatgctatactaTAAAATGTgataatttgaaaataaatgaattatgcaAACCAGTGGTTGTGtgaagtatttaaaaaaagtttagaggatttaagttaatcagtaacattaatttatgtataaaataaaaaaaagctagTGTTATAGTAAAAATGAATCAACCCactatgctgggttaaataaacAACCCAAATTGGCTGTCTAATATTAACCCAACATGTGTTCTGTCCTATATTTACCCAGCCCGTGGGTTGAAAACAACCAAAATTGGTTGTTGGGTAAGGAAGTAGGGTAGGTTTAGTGGTTAGAATTTGTTGTAGCATAGCATTGTAGGAAATCAGCACTGTGACTGATGGTCTACATGACCTATAAAATCTTTAGAATCGGCTGTGGGGTGGAGTTTGCCCTGAACTGgattgggagaaaaaaaaaaaaaatcacacatgtGTGTGCCTGTCTGTCAATGAGAGGAGGCCACGCCCCCATTTGGAGATCTCCAGGCTGCAGCTATACCCTTCTCTGAAAATCAATTTAATATaatgaaaacacaaaaaacacaaaataatagaAATACTAGATATATGATGATATAATAGAAAACAGAAAGAGTGTCCCTGGAATGTTCCACAAAGATAGGAGAAGGATAGGCTGTGCAATGCATAGATAGAGATTGACATTGCTTTAGGTCTGTACTTTAATTGCCTTGATTATgaccaataaataaaacattgatAACCACAGACATGTGATTCAATCTGGCAGGATCTTATGGAATGTGTATGGCCTTTAATTGCTTTTGTTCATTGTCATGTTTTCTGTAGAATGTGCATTCATTTTCTGTTTCTATCTTATGGACAAAATGGTCATGGGATGTTGTTTGCTAGAATGTAGCAAACAGCAGAGAGTATCACTTTGTCTCTGTGATTTTGGAACAATGTCCTGTTGATGTGCTGTGAAAAATTTCAGAAATTCTAAGAATTTATTTAAGCGCTACACTACTGTACACCCCAGTACTATACACTGCAGCAATAGTAAGAGAAACCAAATCAATTTTCGGAAAAAATATGTACTGTACGCTGCACTTACAATGTCAGCTATGAATTTcattgcaaaaaaatatataaaaataaaaaatgtgacatGCAAATGATGCTAGAGCATTTCCAACAACTTTTGCAGCTATTTCTGACTTTTAACCAATAGTAAGAGAAGTGTGGTAGTACATTTACatgtgattattttatgtaggctagcaatatatattttttatattgaaacagcctggagctaaactctgcaggaaactGGCACTCAAGGTGCAGGGCTGAAACCTCCATTACAATATAGTGAACATATCCTGTAAGATAAAATACCATGAAGAGTTTGTCAAAATGAGCAGTACCTAAGCTTGCCGTATGGAATACTATATCCCACACATATGGATTTATAatgcaaaattttaatttaatgagGTCATCTGTCAAGA
Proteins encoded:
- the zbtb20 gene encoding zinc finger and BTB domain-containing protein 20 is translated as MTERIHHINLHNFSNSVLETLNEQRNRGHFCDVTVRIHGSMLRAHRCVLAAGSPFFQDKLLLGYSDIEIPSVVSVQSVQKLIDFMYSGVLRVSQSEALQILTAASILQIKTVIDECTRIVSQNVGIAGSGSFSVVPGDSGQETPRGTPESGTSGPSSDAESGYMQTSHQSLDRVYSSLYSSCPGLGLQNGTRGNRSHYPSSAVTASYDSPLQLQQKEGGQDPAWITRIHERSQQMERFLATTETTHCRKQPRPVRLHTGDIHIKQEQGDEYNCYGLEDCREDSEQLECIESEPKGESFDSGVSSSIGTETDSVEQPFLSGFARDNCPNKGQQGERGTPVQIEVNDSSPEQTQESVEDGSGNGPSQESGELAIHQPPQANLATPQSMPGGPYLRPGEPLTSNLRMPLTLTSNTQVMGTAGNTYLPTLFATQSASDNKPFLFSLPQSIGSQQPQFVAVPSPNMPPFPSGLTVPPGGSQQQGGAAVGQHGEKKPYACTLCCKTFTAKQNYVKHMFVHTGEKPHQCSICWRSFSLKDYLIKHMVTHTGVRAYQCSICNKRFTQKSSLNVHMRLHRGEKSYECYICKKKFSHKTLLERHMALHSTGTGVSGVSAAGSAGGPASIPVPMAVPEPGAGVVALAMPVGAGGAGGGVGSTGVGVAAEASCQEGTTYMCSVCPVKFDQIEHFNDHMRKHVSDG